From a single Strix uralensis isolate ZFMK-TIS-50842 chromosome 25, bStrUra1, whole genome shotgun sequence genomic region:
- the PTP4A2 gene encoding protein tyrosine phosphatase type IVA 2, with protein sequence MNRPAPVEITYENMRFLITHNPTNATLSKFIEELKKYGVTTLVRVCDATYDQAPIEKEGIQVLDWPFDDGAPPPNQIVDDWLNLLKTKFREEPGCCVAVHCVAGLGRAPVLVALALIECGMKYEDAVQFIRQKRRGAFNSKQLLYLEKYRPKMRLRFKDANGHCCVQ encoded by the exons ATGAACCGTCCAGCCCCCGTGGAAATTACTTACGAGAATATGCGTTTCCTGATCACTCACAACCCAACCAATGcaaccctcagcaagttcataGAG gAGCTGAAGAAGTATGGAGTGACAACCTTGGTGCGAGTTTGTGATGCCACTTATGATCAAGCTCCTATTGAAAAAGAAGGAATCCAGGTTCTA gacTGGCCGTTTGATGATGGAGCACCACCCCCGAATCAGATCGTTGATGACTGGCTAAACCTGTTGAAAACCAAATTTCGTGAAGAGCCTGGATGCTGTGTTGCTGTTCACTGTGTTGCAGGGTTGGGAAG GGCTCCTGTTCTGGTTGCACTTGCTCTCATTGAATGTGGAATGAAGTACGAAGACGCAGTTCAGTTTATAAGGCA GAAAAGGAGGGGAGCTTTCAATTCCAAACAGCTGCTTTACCTTGAGAAATACCGACCTAAGATGCGATTACGCTTCAAAGATGCCAACGGTCACTGCTgtgttcaataa